A genomic window from Polaribacter gangjinensis includes:
- a CDS encoding type II toxin-antitoxin system RelE/ParE family toxin: MKPKFEIVFLEQAIEFMSKLDAKAKIKIYYNLDKAKLENDPKLFKKLTDDIWEFRTLYQGIQYRLFAFWDKTDKTETLVLSTHGMVKKVSKVPKSEIEKALKIKAEYFNE, from the coding sequence ATGAAACCAAAATTCGAAATAGTTTTTCTTGAACAAGCTATTGAGTTTATGTCAAAACTAGATGCAAAAGCTAAAATAAAAATCTACTATAATTTAGATAAAGCTAAATTAGAAAATGACCCAAAGCTTTTTAAGAAACTAACTGACGATATTTGGGAATTTAGAACTCTATATCAGGGAATTCAATACAGACTATTTGCCTTTTGGGACAAAACGGATAAAACAGAAACACTTGTGCTTTCGACACACGGAATGGTTAAAAAAGTGAGTAAAGTTCCGAAATCTGAAATTGAGAAAGCATTGAAAATTAAAGCTGAATATTTTAATGAATAA